Proteins from one Anopheles nili chromosome 2, idAnoNiliSN_F5_01, whole genome shotgun sequence genomic window:
- the LOC128727218 gene encoding zinc finger MYND domain-containing protein 10 homolog — translation MALYPCSVFPDEIDPFIESLRPYEVADIGSMGWIEQHEVLLKLCQQAFIEASTKQEEVVKERLILEGKLPLLVHELFSVLVWRCEILPRLLALKNPETTFLLYSVIYHELNVCSLLETVLFHRASCEALENCTLDLIDYCAQGIGRLIGLLADGYNDCEDDMPPETLLNESTTEEIERMRRGMDFRIGFKCLGIVSYLVDALDLLPLSAGTRLLRVHDFPCLISEILHAKPWLRRTRKGAFEKYRNNTWVPAGGDAVLQVTETEAQTWFCLHHLLFNSALMGSYKINAFRQREIGKCVGLMNDQLLDQLPALIPLKQHLCSLQLMNDNGMEGSTSSALLLEEMPELRDQVFQAAQQVGWRKIVEKQRKIFIDLEQEDVLEMAQRISAAYSTDLLEKHIEQQEEKNRKEAMGSCMESKLCGNCGASASKKCSKCLYVFYCSRECQLENWADHKALCHQLRTQ, via the exons ATGGCGTTGTATCcgtgttccgtttttcccgatgAAATTGACCCTTTCATTGAAAGTTTACGTCCCTACGAGGTGGCGGATATAGGCAGCATGGG ATGGATCGAACAGCACGAAGTGCTGTTGAAGCTTTGCCAGCAGGCATTTATCGAAGCGTCCACCAAACAAGAAGAGGTCGTTAAGGAGCGGTTGATCTTGGAAGGAAAGCTTCCTTTGCTTGTCCATGAGCTGTTCAGTGTGCTTGTGTGGCGTTGTGAAATCCTACCGCGTTTGCTGGCACTCAAGAATCCCGAAACGACTTTCTTGCTATACAGCGTGATCTATCATGAGCTAAACGTATGCTCATTATTAGAAACAGTGCTGTTCCACCGAGCTAGCTGCGAAGCGCTTGAAAATTGCACGCTGGATTTAATTGATTACTGTGCCCAAGGAATCGGACGTTTGATTGGATTGCTTGCGGACGGCTATAACGATTGCGAGGATGATATGCCACCGGAAACGCTGTTGAACGAATCAACCACAGAGGAAATCGAACGTATGCGACGTGGAATGGACTTCCGTATCGGGTTCAAGTGTCTCGGAATTGTTTCCTATCTCGTGGATGCCCTTGACCTGCTACCGTTAAGCGCTGGAACACGCCTTCTACGGGTGCATGATTTTCCTTGCCTGATTTCGGAAATCCTTCACGCCAAACCGTGGCTTCGACGCACCCGCAAAGGTGCGTTTGAAAAGTATCGCAATAACACTTGGGTACCGGCTGGCGGTGACGCCGTCCTGCAAGTGACCGAAACCGAAGCACAAACTTGGTTCTGCCTTCACCACCTGCTTTTCAATTCGGCCCTCATGGGTAGTTACAAAATCAATGCCTTCCGTCAGCgggaaattggaaaatgcGTGGGTTTAATGAATGATCAGTTATTGGACCAGTTGCCAGCGTTGATACCTCTCAAGCAACATCTCTGCTCGCTACAATTAATGAATGACAACGGTATGGAAGGGTCGACATCTTCGGCACTCTTATTAGAGGAGATGCCGGAATTGCGCGACCAAGTGTTTCAAGCTGCTCAGCAGGTCGGTTGGCGTAAAATTGTggaaaaacagagaaaaatcTTCATTGACTTGGAGCAGGAGGATGTATTGGAAATGGCACAACGTATTAGTGCTGCTTACAGCACAGATCTGCTAGAGAAGCACATCGAgcagcaagaagaaaagaacCGCAAAGAAGCCATGGGAAGCTGCATGGAATCAAAATTGTGCGGCAACTGCGGTGCCTCCGCCTCCAAAAAGTGTTCCAAGTGCCTGTACGTCTTCTATTGTTCCCG CGAATGTCAACTGGAAAACTGGGCTGATCACAAAGCACTATGTCATCAACTGCGAACACAGTAA